The following proteins are co-located in the Conyzicola lurida genome:
- a CDS encoding tetratricopeptide repeat protein, whose protein sequence is MRARVAAIAMAVILVIYLVFVVQYSFVLIGTGVGVAVAMGIALLVLPLIGAWLLWREIHFVLRGERLVRILGAAGELPVDDLPRLPSGRAVAEAADAQFPAYKAAVEADPGSWRAWVLLGLAYDASGDHARARWATREAIKLERVSAR, encoded by the coding sequence ATGAGAGCCCGCGTCGCCGCCATCGCGATGGCGGTCATCCTCGTCATCTACCTGGTCTTCGTGGTGCAGTACTCGTTCGTGCTGATCGGCACCGGTGTCGGCGTCGCGGTCGCCATGGGCATCGCGCTGCTCGTGCTGCCGCTCATCGGCGCCTGGCTGCTCTGGCGCGAGATCCACTTCGTGCTGCGCGGCGAACGGCTCGTGCGCATCCTGGGCGCGGCGGGCGAGCTGCCGGTCGACGACCTGCCCCGCCTGCCGAGCGGCCGCGCGGTCGCCGAGGCGGCCGACGCCCAGTTCCCGGCCTACAAGGCGGCCGTCGAGGCGGATCCGGGCTCGTGGCGCGCCTGGGTGCTGCTCGGCCTCGCCTACGACGCCAGCGGCGACCACGCGCGTGCCCGCTGGGCGACGCGCGAGGCCATCAAGCTGGAGCGCGTCAGCGCCAGATAG
- a CDS encoding M16 family metallopeptidase, with translation MTGAVQLPLDLAELSFTATGDSLVRRSVLPSGVRILSERVPGARSATIGYWVAVGSRDETPSTYGSTHFLEHLLFKGTTTRTALDIAVSFDAVGGDHNAMTAKEYTCYYAKIRDQDLPMAIDVISDMLTSSLLDRDEFETERGVILEELAMADDDPGDVTSERFFEAVLGDHALGRPIGGSPETIQAVSRDAVWDHYRANYRAQDLVITVAGAVDHDELVAGVTAALRRAEWNLDAAATPVSRRNASGDLIERGSPLVVVQRPIEQANILLGVEGLAASDPRRSTLAVLNSVLGGGMSSRLFQEIREKRGLAYSVYSFSPSYSDAGLFGIYAGCSPSKIGQVTELMLNEFHSLAATGVTADELRRANGQLSGASALALEDSDTRMSRLGRAELTMGEYVDLDESLRRLDLVTADGIRELAEELVSRPLSVAAVGTIDENAFEGLTEVPAPAA, from the coding sequence ATGACCGGCGCAGTGCAGTTACCCCTCGACCTGGCAGAACTCTCTTTCACCGCAACCGGCGATTCGCTCGTGCGGCGCAGTGTGCTGCCGAGCGGTGTGCGCATCCTCAGCGAACGCGTGCCCGGCGCGCGCAGCGCCACGATCGGCTACTGGGTCGCCGTCGGTTCCCGCGACGAGACGCCCTCTACCTACGGCTCGACCCATTTCCTGGAGCACCTGCTCTTCAAGGGCACCACCACGCGCACCGCCCTCGACATCGCGGTGAGCTTCGACGCCGTCGGCGGCGACCACAACGCCATGACGGCGAAGGAATACACCTGCTACTACGCGAAGATCCGCGACCAGGATCTTCCGATGGCCATCGACGTCATCTCCGACATGCTCACGTCGTCGCTGCTCGACCGCGACGAGTTCGAGACGGAGCGCGGCGTGATCCTCGAAGAACTCGCCATGGCCGACGACGACCCGGGCGATGTCACCAGCGAGCGCTTCTTCGAGGCGGTGCTGGGCGACCACGCCCTCGGCCGTCCCATCGGCGGTAGCCCCGAGACGATCCAGGCCGTGAGCCGCGACGCCGTCTGGGACCACTACCGCGCCAACTACCGCGCGCAGGACCTCGTGATCACCGTCGCGGGAGCCGTCGACCACGACGAGCTCGTCGCCGGCGTCACCGCTGCCCTGCGCCGCGCCGAGTGGAACCTCGACGCCGCCGCGACGCCCGTCTCGCGCCGCAACGCGAGCGGTGACCTGATCGAACGCGGCAGCCCGCTCGTCGTCGTCCAGCGCCCCATCGAGCAGGCCAACATCCTCCTCGGGGTCGAGGGCCTCGCGGCATCCGACCCTCGCCGGTCGACGCTCGCCGTCCTCAACTCGGTTCTGGGCGGCGGCATGTCCAGCCGCCTGTTCCAGGAGATCCGCGAGAAGCGCGGCCTGGCCTACTCCGTCTACTCGTTCTCGCCCAGCTACTCCGACGCCGGCCTCTTCGGCATCTACGCGGGGTGCTCGCCGTCGAAGATCGGGCAGGTGACCGAGCTCATGCTCAACGAGTTCCACTCGCTCGCCGCCACCGGCGTCACCGCCGACGAGCTGCGCCGCGCGAACGGGCAGTTGAGCGGTGCGTCGGCCCTCGCCCTCGAAGATTCCGATACCCGGATGTCGCGGCTGGGGCGTGCGGAACTGACCATGGGCGAGTACGTCGACCTCGACGAATCGCTCCGACGTCTCGACCTGGTGACCGCGGACGGTATCCGTGAACTCGCCGAAGAACTCGTGTCGCGGCCGCTCTCGGTGGCCGCGGTGGGCACCATTGACGAGAACGCCTTCGAGGGCCTCACGGAAGTGCCCGCACCGGCAGCGTAG
- a CDS encoding thioredoxin family protein, with protein MTPLATTAVLVGLVALATALGLLWRWQNGRLRTAAGTEIVAPGDIHGSLGGHATLLQFSSELCTPCRATHRVLESLAAESSGVAHVELDITRFPDLTDRFGILQTPTTLILDRDGAVRARIGGAARAADVRAHLDLLPTA; from the coding sequence ATGACTCCCCTGGCCACCACCGCGGTCCTCGTCGGACTCGTCGCGCTCGCGACGGCGCTCGGCCTTCTCTGGCGCTGGCAGAACGGACGCCTGCGCACGGCCGCCGGCACCGAGATCGTCGCGCCCGGCGACATCCACGGGTCTCTCGGCGGCCACGCCACGCTCCTGCAGTTCTCGAGCGAACTCTGCACACCCTGCCGGGCGACGCACCGGGTTCTGGAGTCGCTCGCCGCCGAGTCGTCGGGCGTCGCGCACGTCGAGCTCGACATCACGCGTTTTCCGGATCTCACCGACCGGTTCGGCATCCTGCAGACTCCGACGACCCTGATCCTCGACCGCGACGGCGCCGTGCGCGCCCGCATCGGCGGGGCGGCCCGCGCGGCCGACGTGCGCGCCCACCTCGACCTGCTCCCGACCGCCTGA
- the dapB gene encoding 4-hydroxy-tetrahydrodipicolinate reductase, with product MTTKVAVVGASGTMGRLVSRLVEESDEFELVASLGSKDPLSDMLGADVVVDVTLPAVSQSVVDFAVANGLNVLVGTSGWSSARIVSLEHLVADLPDVGVVIIPNFSIGSVLATSFAALAARFYESIEIIEAHKSSKIDSPSGTAVRTAELIGKARAAIGPVIAPHADQRARGQQVASVPIHSLRMQGVVAKQDVIFGGTGETLTLSHETLSSTSYESGILLALAAARTATGVTVGLDKIIDLAPPTSS from the coding sequence ATGACTACGAAGGTCGCCGTCGTCGGCGCATCCGGCACCATGGGGCGACTCGTCTCCCGTCTCGTCGAAGAATCGGACGAGTTCGAGCTCGTCGCCTCGCTGGGGTCGAAAGATCCGCTCAGCGACATGCTCGGCGCCGACGTCGTGGTGGACGTGACGCTGCCCGCGGTCTCGCAGAGCGTCGTCGACTTCGCGGTCGCCAACGGCCTCAACGTGCTCGTCGGCACGTCCGGCTGGTCGAGCGCGCGCATCGTCTCGCTCGAGCACCTCGTCGCCGACCTGCCCGACGTCGGAGTGGTCATCATCCCCAACTTCTCCATCGGCTCGGTGCTCGCGACCTCGTTCGCCGCCCTCGCCGCCCGGTTCTACGAGTCGATCGAGATCATCGAGGCGCACAAGTCGTCGAAGATCGACTCGCCCAGCGGCACCGCCGTGCGCACCGCCGAGCTGATCGGCAAGGCCCGGGCCGCGATCGGCCCGGTCATCGCGCCGCACGCCGACCAGCGCGCCCGCGGCCAGCAGGTCGCCAGCGTGCCGATCCACAGCCTGCGCATGCAGGGCGTCGTCGCCAAGCAGGACGTCATCTTCGGCGGAACCGGGGAGACGCTCACCCTGAGCCACGAGACGCTGTCGTCGACGTCGTACGAGTCGGGCATCCTGCTCGCTCTCGCGGCGGCCCGCACCGCGACGGGCGTCACGGTCGGCCTCGACAAGATCATCGACCTCGCGCCGCCGACCTCGTCATGA
- a CDS encoding GNAT family N-acetyltransferase has translation MATWRETATTDAAAHALLTEYFHSRELGFTGEHGYRTTFPTPEQFVPPRGVFLVVEGEDLAGEAADVGCGGIRRIGDSTDGAVRYEVKHLWLQPHTRGLGLGRALLAELEQRARGFGADELVLDTNASLEAAGGLYRSSGFESVEPYNDNPNATHWYAKRLSAG, from the coding sequence ATGGCGACTTGGCGAGAAACAGCGACGACGGATGCCGCGGCTCACGCGCTGCTGACCGAGTACTTCCACAGCCGTGAGCTGGGTTTCACCGGCGAGCACGGCTACCGCACGACCTTCCCCACGCCCGAGCAGTTCGTACCGCCGCGGGGTGTGTTCCTCGTCGTCGAGGGCGAGGACCTGGCCGGAGAGGCGGCGGATGTCGGCTGTGGCGGTATCCGCCGCATCGGGGACTCGACCGACGGCGCGGTGCGCTACGAGGTCAAGCACCTGTGGCTGCAGCCGCACACGCGCGGACTCGGCCTGGGTCGCGCGCTCCTCGCCGAGCTCGAGCAGCGCGCCCGCGGATTCGGCGCGGACGAGCTCGTGCTCGACACGAACGCCAGCCTCGAGGCGGCCGGCGGCCTGTACCGTTCCTCGGGCTTCGAGAGCGTCGAGCCGTACAACGACAACCCGAACGCCACGCACTGGTACGCGAAGCGGCTCTCGGCGGGTTGA
- the dapA gene encoding 4-hydroxy-tetrahydrodipicolinate synthase — protein MSTTSNPFGQVLVALVTPFTPDGEVDWSDVEKHIDRVITDGADGIVVTGTTGETSTLTDPEKLKLVEVAKSVAGGRAKIITGGGSNETAHAIELAKKSEKAGADGNMIVTPYYNKPTQAGVLTHFRMIADATDLPVILYDIPGRTGIPIKYETILRASKHPNIVAIKDAKGDLSEVSRVLNQTDLIYFSGDDANVLPSLAIGVSGLIGVTANIAPTPYRHMIDAVNAGDLATATAAHKALEPLVRAIMTHVPGTVSTKYVLHGLGRIGSPRVRLPLVGPEEWEAAQIEDEIDLVKNIAGVDFGNFRPDRNAAAGGALPKVAGTTR, from the coding sequence GTGTCTACTACGTCTAATCCCTTCGGCCAGGTGCTCGTCGCCCTGGTGACCCCCTTCACGCCCGACGGCGAAGTGGACTGGTCGGACGTCGAGAAGCACATCGACCGCGTCATCACCGACGGTGCGGACGGCATCGTCGTGACCGGGACGACGGGCGAGACATCCACGCTCACCGACCCGGAAAAGCTCAAGCTCGTCGAGGTCGCCAAGTCCGTGGCCGGCGGCCGGGCGAAGATCATCACCGGCGGCGGTTCCAACGAGACCGCGCACGCGATCGAGCTCGCCAAGAAGAGCGAGAAGGCCGGCGCCGACGGCAACATGATCGTCACGCCGTACTACAACAAGCCCACGCAGGCCGGCGTGCTGACGCACTTCCGAATGATCGCGGACGCCACCGACCTTCCGGTGATCCTCTACGACATCCCGGGCCGCACGGGCATCCCGATCAAGTACGAGACGATCCTGCGCGCCTCGAAGCACCCGAACATCGTCGCGATCAAGGACGCCAAGGGCGACCTCTCCGAGGTGAGCCGCGTGCTCAACCAGACCGACCTCATCTACTTCTCGGGCGACGACGCCAACGTGCTGCCGAGCCTCGCGATCGGCGTCTCCGGACTCATCGGCGTGACGGCGAACATCGCCCCCACCCCGTACCGCCACATGATCGACGCGGTCAACGCCGGCGACCTCGCCACCGCGACCGCCGCGCACAAGGCCCTCGAGCCGCTCGTGCGCGCCATCATGACGCACGTGCCCGGCACCGTCTCCACCAAGTACGTGTTGCACGGCCTCGGCCGTATCGGTTCGCCCCGCGTCCGCCTGCCCCTCGTCGGGCCGGAGGAGTGGGAAGCCGCCCAGATCGAAGACGAAATCGACCTCGTCAAGAACATCGCCGGCGTCGACTTCGGCAACTTCCGCCCCGACCGCAACGCGGCCGCCGGCGGAGCACTGCCCAAGGTCGCCGGCACTACCCGCTGA
- a CDS encoding histidine phosphatase family protein, with amino-acid sequence MSHFIYLVRHGEQQDAEYGLPDGPLSPRGRRQAQAIAERLSGVPFTGAWHSPLQRAAETAKIMQERMPAIDSQPSALLFDCYPSGPTPDMPRSFESFFGGVTEEEIDAGQAQMADATAEFLAPAPGDRHDLLVTHNFVIGWFVREVLDAPNWRWLGINQANCGLTIIRVRTAKPPVLVTHNDLGHLPVELRTGMPDDWPV; translated from the coding sequence ATGTCGCACTTCATCTACCTCGTCCGCCACGGCGAGCAACAGGATGCCGAATACGGACTGCCCGACGGACCCCTGTCTCCGCGCGGCCGGCGCCAGGCGCAGGCCATTGCAGAGCGGCTGAGCGGGGTGCCGTTCACCGGCGCCTGGCACTCGCCCCTGCAGCGCGCGGCCGAGACCGCCAAGATCATGCAGGAGCGTATGCCCGCGATCGACTCGCAGCCGTCGGCGCTGCTGTTCGACTGCTACCCGAGCGGCCCGACGCCCGACATGCCGCGGTCGTTCGAATCGTTCTTCGGCGGCGTGACCGAGGAGGAGATCGACGCGGGCCAGGCGCAGATGGCCGACGCCACCGCCGAGTTCCTCGCGCCTGCGCCCGGCGACCGCCACGACCTGCTCGTGACCCACAACTTCGTCATCGGCTGGTTCGTGCGCGAGGTGCTCGACGCCCCCAACTGGCGCTGGCTCGGCATCAACCAGGCCAACTGCGGACTGACGATCATCCGCGTGCGCACGGCGAAGCCGCCGGTGCTCGTGACCCACAACGACCTCGGCCACCTGCCGGTCGAGCTGCGCACGGGAATGCCCGACGACTGGCCGGTGTAG
- a CDS encoding OsmC family protein: MSVTSEATTLWFGDLPSGSGTTSLDSSDAAEFPVSWAARSQGVQGKTNPEELLGAAHSACFSMAFANGLAEAGHAPESLQVTAAVTFDPGTGITGSHLLVSAKVPGISEEDFERLAAEAKENCPVSRALAGIPITLEASLA, from the coding sequence ATGTCAGTCACCAGCGAAGCAACAACCCTGTGGTTCGGCGATCTGCCGAGCGGATCGGGTACCACGTCGCTCGATTCTTCGGATGCCGCGGAGTTTCCGGTCTCCTGGGCCGCACGCTCGCAGGGCGTCCAGGGTAAGACCAACCCGGAGGAGCTGCTCGGCGCGGCCCACTCCGCCTGTTTCTCGATGGCGTTCGCCAACGGTCTCGCCGAGGCCGGACACGCCCCCGAGAGCCTGCAGGTCACCGCCGCCGTCACGTTCGACCCGGGCACCGGCATCACCGGCAGCCACCTGCTGGTGAGCGCCAAGGTACCGGGCATCAGCGAGGAGGACTTCGAGCGCCTCGCCGCCGAGGCCAAGGAGAACTGCCCGGTGTCGCGTGCTCTCGCGGGAATTCCGATCACCCTCGAAGCGAGCCTCGCCTGA
- a CDS encoding DUF4395 domain-containing protein — protein MSTTRPARIDPRGPRVSAGITAVLLLVVIGLALGTAAAPPSSLADRATEPAFLLFVVLTALFAWGAFAGVARHPYGWLFRTLVRPRLAPPAELEDTAPPTFAQGVGFAVSLTGVVLHLAGVPFGLVVAASAAFVAAFLNSVFAYCLGCQLYLLLVRARVIRA, from the coding sequence ATGTCCACCACCCGCCCCGCCCGGATCGACCCGCGCGGACCCCGCGTGAGCGCCGGCATCACCGCCGTGCTCCTCCTCGTCGTGATCGGCCTGGCGCTCGGCACCGCCGCCGCTCCTCCGTCGTCGCTCGCCGACCGGGCCACCGAGCCCGCCTTCCTGCTCTTCGTCGTGCTCACCGCGCTCTTCGCCTGGGGTGCGTTCGCGGGTGTCGCGCGGCATCCGTACGGATGGCTCTTCCGGACTCTCGTACGCCCGCGGCTCGCACCGCCCGCCGAACTCGAGGACACGGCCCCTCCCACTTTCGCGCAGGGCGTCGGCTTCGCCGTGTCGCTGACCGGGGTCGTGCTGCACCTCGCCGGGGTGCCGTTCGGCCTGGTGGTCGCCGCGAGTGCCGCCTTCGTCGCCGCGTTCCTCAACTCGGTGTTCGCCTACTGCCTCGGGTGCCAGCTGTACTTGCTGCTCGTGCGGGCGCGGGTCATCCGCGCCTGA
- a CDS encoding TIGR01777 family oxidoreductase, which yields MRVLISGAGGLIGSELVSQLEADGHDVLKLVRRERQASDEYRWYPTAGVVDPGLIASVDAVVNFSGASIGRLPWTPGYKREILRSRIDATRTLADAIVSSEDPPAAFLNASAVGYYGDRPGETLTEQSSRGSGFLADVTDAWEQAANLAVHSSRVVTFRTGVVVGQGGAFTPLGLLTKLGLGATIGAGSQFWPWISLYDEAAAVRHLLTSTLSGPVNLAGPTPASAETVTTSLADAMHRWHPWAIPEPIVQLAMREPGRELLLASQKMVPEKLVADGFEFRYPTVEAAIGAIWR from the coding sequence ATGCGCGTCCTGATCTCCGGCGCCGGCGGACTGATCGGCTCCGAACTGGTGAGCCAGCTCGAGGCCGACGGGCACGACGTGCTCAAGCTCGTGCGCCGCGAGCGACAGGCCTCCGACGAGTACCGCTGGTACCCCACCGCGGGCGTCGTCGACCCCGGGCTCATCGCCTCGGTCGACGCGGTCGTCAACTTCTCCGGCGCGTCCATCGGACGGCTGCCCTGGACCCCCGGCTACAAGCGCGAGATCCTCCGCTCGCGCATCGACGCGACCCGCACACTCGCCGACGCGATCGTGAGTTCGGAGGACCCGCCCGCGGCCTTCCTCAACGCCTCCGCCGTCGGCTACTACGGCGACCGCCCGGGCGAGACCCTGACCGAGCAGTCGTCCCGGGGCTCGGGCTTCCTCGCCGACGTGACCGACGCGTGGGAGCAGGCGGCGAACCTCGCCGTGCACTCCAGCCGCGTGGTCACCTTCCGCACGGGCGTCGTCGTCGGCCAGGGCGGGGCGTTCACCCCGCTCGGGCTGCTCACCAAGCTCGGCCTCGGCGCCACCATCGGCGCTGGTTCGCAGTTCTGGCCGTGGATCAGCCTGTACGACGAGGCCGCCGCCGTGCGTCACCTGCTCACCTCGACACTCAGCGGCCCCGTCAATCTCGCCGGCCCGACGCCCGCGAGCGCGGAGACGGTCACCACGTCGCTCGCGGACGCCATGCACCGCTGGCACCCGTGGGCGATCCCCGAGCCGATCGTGCAGCTCGCCATGCGCGAGCCCGGTCGCGAACTGCTGCTCGCGAGCCAGAAGATGGTGCCCGAGAAGCTCGTCGCCGACGGGTTCGAGTTCCGCTACCCGACGGTCGAGGCCGCGATCGGTGCTATCTGGCGCTGA